A region from the Brassica napus cultivar Da-Ae chromosome C8, Da-Ae, whole genome shotgun sequence genome encodes:
- the LOC106376891 gene encoding UDP-glycosyltransferase 74E2-like: protein MREGSHVIVLPFPGQGHITPLSQFSKRLASKGLKPTLILVSDKPTPPYKIDNDSITVFPISNGFQEGEDPLQDLDDYMDRVETSIKKRLPELIKDMKLSGSTPKALVYDSTMPWLLDVAHDHGLRGAAFFTQPWLVSIIYYHVFKGTFSVPSTKYGHSTLASFPSFPMLNANDLPSFLCESSSYPNILRIVVDQLSNIERVDIVLCNTFDKLEEKLLKWVKSMWPVLNIGPTLPSMYLDKRLSEDKNYGFSLFTAKSTECIEWLNSKQPSSVVYVSFGSLVILNEDQMMELATGLKQSGCFFLWVVRETETDKIPKHYVEEIGEKGLIVSWSPQLEVLAHESVGSFLTHCGWNSTLEGLSLGVPMIGMPHWTDQPTNAKFVEDVWKVGVRVKAEADGFVRKEEIVRCVGEVMEGEKGKEIRKNAEKWKVLAREAVSEGGSSDKSIDEFVSMVC from the exons atgagagaagGATCTCATGTTATCGTCTTGCCTTTCCCTGGACAAGGCCACATAACTCCATTGTCCCAATTCTCCAAACGCTTAGCCTCCAAAGGTCTTAAGCCTACTCTCATCCTCGTCTCCGACAAACCCACTCCGCCTTACAAAATAGATAACGATTCAATCACTGTCTTCCCCATCTCCAATGGCTTCCAAGAAGGGGAGGATCCATTACAAGACCTAGATGATTACATGGACAGAGTAGAAACCAGCATCAAGAAACGCTTACCGGAGTTGATAAAAGACATGAAGCTGTCCGGAAGCACTCCTAAGGCTCTTGTGTACGACTCCACCATGCCGTGGCTTCTTGATGTAGCTCATGATCATGGTTTGAGAGGTGCCGCGTTCTTCACGCAACCTTGGCTTGTCTCAATTATTTACTACCATGTTTTCAAGGGCACTTTCTCTGTACCGTCTACAAAGTATGGTCACTCGACGTTAGCATCTTTCCCTTCGTTTCCAATGCTGAATGCGAATGATTTGCCGTCGTTCCTATGCGAGTCTTCCTCTTACCCCAATATACTAAGGATTGTGGTTGATCAGCTCTCAAACATTGAGCGTGTCGACATAGTGTTGTGCAACACTTTCGATAAATTGGAAGAAAAG ttattgaaATGGGTCAAAAGCATGTGGCCAGTCTTGAACATAGGACCAACGCTTCCATCGATGTACTTAGACAAACGACTGTCTGAAGATAAGAACTACGGATTCAGCCTCTTCACTGCGAAATCCACTGAATGCATCGAGTGGCTAAACTCTAAGCAGCCTAGTTCAGTTGTCTATGTATCATTCGGAAGCTTAGTGATTCTAAACGAAGACCAAATGATGGAACTAGCAACTGGTCTGAAACAAAGCGGATGTTTCTTCTTGTGGGTTGTGAGAGAAACAGAAACAGACAAGATTCCAAAACATTATGTAGAGGAAATCGGTGAGAAAGGACTTATTGTGAGCTGGAGTCCTCAGCTTGAAGTTCTTGCGCATGAATCTGTTGGTAGTTTCTTGACACATTGTGGATGGAACTCGACGTTAGAAGGGTTGAGTCTTGGAGTTCCAATGATTGGTATGCCTCATTGGACAGATCAGCCTACAAATGCTAAGTTCGTGGAGGATGTGTGGAAGGTTGGGGTTAGGGTTAAGGCAGAAGCTGATGGGTTTGTGAGAAAAGAGGAGATAGTAAGGTGTGTGGGAGAAGTTATGGAAGGAGAGAAAgggaaagagattagaaagaatGCTGAGAAATGGAAAGTGTTGGCTCGAGAAGCTGTTTCCGAAGGAGGTAGCTCTGATAAGAGCATTGATGAGTTTGTTTCTATGGTTTGTTGA